A segment of the Candidatus Pelagisphaera phototrophica genome:
TTACCGAAGGTAACCAGGCAGTTCGTACATTATGGCTGACAGTGCTAAATTGAATTCTCTTCAAGCGGTCAGCTAGCCAAAAGTGTTTTGATTGCGTTTTGAGGTAATACGGATCGACAACCTGCAGTTTAGGTATGTTGTATAGCAATGGTATTTCCCTTAAGACTCGTTATAATGCTTTTTAGATACCTCAGTTCCCTCACTTTCTTATTGGTTCCTTTCCTCTTGTTAGGCGAAGAGCGCGAAGCGTGGACTTCTTCGAAAATCTCTGGCTCTCCTGATTTGCCTCCACCGTATGTGGCGGAAGCTGTCTGGCCACATATCACCTTTAATCAGGGATTGGATATAACGTTGCTTGAGTCGGAGGGTCTGATATTCGTAACTGAGCGATTTGGAAAAATTTGGCAGGTGCCATCGGATTTGAAAAGCCGGCCAAAATCGGCGATCCTTTTTGCGGATATGAAAGAACATATTCCCAGTCTGAATCGGCTGCTGGGTTTGGCGTTTCACCCTGAATTCGCGAGAAACAGGAAATTCTATCTATACTATGCACTAAATACCCAGGAACCAGGATTCGCTTGTGGATTGAGTCAGTTTGAAGTGGATGCGAAGGGAAACATTGTTCCGGGGAGTCGAGTAAGACTGATGCATTTCCCCGCGGACGGTCATACCGGAGGCGATTTACAGTTTGGACCTGATAGGATGCTATATGTGCCGATTGGTGACTTGGTTCCTCCTTCTCCTCCTGATCCAAAAAGGGCCGCCCAAGACTTGGGGCAAATTGCGGGTAAGATCCTTCGTATCGATGTTGATAGCAAAGACCGTGGGTTGCCTTATGGTATCCCGAAAGACAATCCCTTCCTTGGTGTCGAAGGAGCACGTCCCGAGGTCTGGGCTTACGGGCTGCGCAATCCATGGAAGATCGCTTTTCATCCTGAGAACGGTGAATTGTGGCTAGGCGATGTCGGATGGGAGCAATGGGAAATGGTCTATCGTATTGAAAAGGGAGGAAATTATGGTTGGTCCGTGATGGAAGGCCCCATGCCGACCAATCCCTACCAGGATACCGGTCCCTCTCCGATTTCGCATCCAATCGTAAATTACGATCACTATTCGGGGGCGTCGATAACGGGAGGCTATTTCGTTTCGAGTGACCGGCTTCCTCGTTTGAAAGGATCGTATGTGTATGGTGACTACGTAACAGGTAAGGTCTGGGCTATGTCGTGGGATGGTGGGAAAGTGACCGCAAATCTTGAAATTGCGGATACGCGACAAGATATTGTCACCTTTGGAATAGATGAGAGTGGCGATATCCTTTTTCTCGAATTGGGTCCGAGCGCACCACTACAGCGTCTGGTTTCCAACCCAAACCTGGAGGAGACCAGCCAATTCCCGACAAAGTTGAGTGAGACAGGCTTGTTTAGGGATGCCGCCGACCAAATTGCCTCGGTGGGTGTGTACGAATTCAAAATTAATACACCCATGTGGCAAGATGGTTATGAATCTGACTACTGGGTGGGGATGCCGGATCGTAGCGGTCTCAAGACTACGGCTGAAGCGCGTCGAGGGTCCCCAGTTATGAATTACTTGAAGCCTGACGACATGGTACTCGCGAAGACGATTCACAAAGACGGCCATCGAGTAGAAACACAGATCCTCCATTTCGATGGGTTCTGGAAGGGATATAGTTACCGGTGGAATGAGAGTCAAACCGACGCAACGCTCGTTGATAAGGAAGGATTGAATACTGAGATTCAAGGACGACCCTATCGATTCCCTAGTCGATCCGAGTGTATTCGTTGCCACGGAAGCAACTTCAATCGACCGCTCGCATTTTTTCCAGGTCAGATGAACAGGGATGGGCAGCTCGACCGATTCAAAGACCTTGGGCTTGTAGATAAGGAGTTCGTGGAAATGGCAGCGGCTCAGCCATTGGTAAATCCGAACAGAAGTGAAGAACCGATCGAATCACGGGCTCGTTCGTGGCTCCACTCGAATTGCGCCCATTGCCACAAGGTCTCGGGAGGTTCCGGATTAACGGCTCAAATGAATATCGCCGTTCCCACCAGCCAGCTCGAGCTGATGGGGCATGCTCCGAAGCGGGGCTATTTTGGACTGGATCAGGCTTCCCAAATCGAACCGGGCAATCCGTATCGGTCAATTCTCTACTATCGCGTTGCGACGAAAGGAGCCGGGCACATGCCTATGGTAGGTGCTCAGACGCTCGACAAAGAAGGTGTGCGACTCGTGCATGACTGGATACGTTCCATGAGTCCGGATGCGTCCGTTCCAGCATATTCTCTCGAGCCAAAAAGTGTTGAAGAGGCGCTCGTCTTGTATCACAAAATCCAGTCGGGTGAACTTTCGATCGAGGAGCGAGAGAAGGCAATTGCGGTTTGTTCGAATCACGCGGAACCATTTATCGCCAATCTGTTTATAGGAATTGAACTAGAGTAGCATTAAAGTACTCTCTTCCTTACGAAAGAAAGGATGCGAAGATATCCCGTGCTCTCGCGAGGGAGATTTTGTGGGCGGCCAAGCTATCCATGGTATTTGGAGAGGTTTCCTCTGCGGCTTGTTCGACTGTCACGAGAGGGTGAATACAAATTTCACGTGTGAATTTCGTGAGAAAGCTGTAATCGATGTCCCCATCGCCTAGTGTTTCGGTCCAGATACTTTCTCTCGACTGTCGGATATGGAGCTCGACGATTCGATCGCCGTAAAGTTTGATTACGGCGTACAGGGCGACATTTGAATCTCCGAAGCCACGGGATATCCAGTGTGAGTCAAGGCAGAATTTTACATACCGAGGATCGGTTGAAGCGAGTATGTGATGGAATTCGCGGCCGGCCAATCTCAGTTCTGGGTCGTGGTTGTGATAGGCTAGGGTTAGCCCTTCTCTCGACAAGGCTTCCCCGAGGGTGGTGAGTGACTCGCCTTGCAGCTTGATTTGATCATCGTTTTTGTTTTCCGGTCCAACCCAGCGGATGGGATGGGGTTAGTGACGATGATTTTTGTCCCCATTCGGTCCTGGGCGATACGGGCGAGCTTAAGAACCGTTTCGATGGAATCCTGAATGTCTGCTTTCTCATGCAACTTGCTATTCACGTAGGCAGAAACCATGGCAACGCCTTGATCGATCAAGACGTCCGCAAGCTGGACCGTCTTCTCCGCAGTGCTGAGAATGGGTTCCAGGCTATCGGTGCCGCTTTGTTTGATTTCTTTGATGGAGCTTTCGAGATTGGCTTCGAAATCGCGTCCTTGTCGTCGGTAGAAGGTAAGCCAGGGGTAAATATTCGTTACGAGCATTTAAGATGTATCGGAAACTTGAGGATTGATTTCCTGGGACACTGATTGGGCTAGGGTATATCGAGTTGAGTTAATTAGAGTGGATCCCAACGCTACCTAGGATAGTCCTTTTATAAACCTCCTTCGATTAGTAAGTTTTTTCACTGTTCCGAAGTGAGAGTTTCTTGAATACTCATCGAGAAATCGTTTTGAAGCCCAGAAAGGCGTTTAACGACTTCTGGGTATTGGGTAGCGAGATTAGACATTTCCGTAGGATCTAATCTAAGATTAGCCAGAAACAAGGCATCGTCCTTTCCAAGGGGAGCTTTGTCGGAACGGTCTTCCGGGTTGCCGAGCAGTTTCCAGTCGCCTTCGCGGACAACCCATTCCGGATTTTTACCGCTGCCGAGGTGCCAATAGAAGGTTTCGTGGGGAGAGTTTGCGTTGTTGTCCAAAACGACGTCTTTAATGGATTTGCCATCGATGTGGTGTCCGGGAAGTTCGATGCCACAAAATTCCGCAAGCGTGGGGAACCAGTCGACTCCGGTTACCATTTGGTCCCTCACTTGGTTTTCAGGGATCACTTCGGGAAGCGTAATGATTGAAGGGACGCGGATGCCCCCTTCGAACAAGCAGCCTTTGGCCCCGCGATAAATGCCTGCCGAGCCGCCTCCGAAGAAGGTCCGTTCTTCGGTGGAGTGCCCATGATCGGATTGGAAAATGATAAGCGTATTGTCAGTTAACCCGGTTTGATCGAGATGGGTCAGCATTTCGCCGATCTTTTCATCGAGCGTGGAGACGAAGGCATTGTACTTGTTTCGCGGTGACGAGAGATCTTTGTAGTAGTCGCGCCACTTGGCAGTACCTTGAAGAGGGTAGTGGGGTGAATTCAGAGCCCAGTAGACAAAGAACGGTTTATCGCGGTTTCGGGTAATGAAGCCATTGATCTCGCGAGCCATACTATCTTGGAAAAAGAAGCCATCCTCATGAATGTGCTCACCGTTCCGCCAGAGATCGTGCCGATTGGGCCCTTTCCAGTAGAAGAAATGGGAGTAGTTGTCGATACATCCGCCCATGTGGCCCCATGAGTAGTCGAAGCCTTGAGCGTTGGGCATTGTTTCGGGTGTGTATCCAAGATGCCATTTTCCGATGTGCCCAGTTTTGTATCCAGCTCCTTTCATGAGCTCGGCGATTGTTACTTCTTCAGTCGGCATTCCAGGAACGCCTTCCTCCGAGCTTACGTTGCCGGGAACGCCTGCTCGGGCAGGAAAGCGCCCAGTTAGCAAACCGGCCCGACTGGCGGAGCAGATAGCGGAGGGCGAATACATCTGCCGGAAACGGACCCCGCGTTCAGCGAGCGAATCAATGTGTGGCGTGTGAATGTCGGAGGTTCCATAGCAGCTCAGGTCTACAGTGCCCTGATCATCGGTGTAAATGATGATGACGTTGGGTTGATTGCTTGCGGCGTGGACAGTCTGGAAGGAGGCGAGCGAGAGTAGGATGGCTAGGAGGGAGTATAGAATTGATTTCATTGGTTATTCTAGAGCTTTAAGATTAGAACAGGCAATCCTGTCTATTTAGATTTTACTGGGAACAGGCTGGAAGCCTGCACTACTTTATATGGGCAATCGGAGATC
Coding sequences within it:
- a CDS encoding PQQ-dependent sugar dehydrogenase; this translates as MLFRYLSSLTFLLVPFLLLGEEREAWTSSKISGSPDLPPPYVAEAVWPHITFNQGLDITLLESEGLIFVTERFGKIWQVPSDLKSRPKSAILFADMKEHIPSLNRLLGLAFHPEFARNRKFYLYYALNTQEPGFACGLSQFEVDAKGNIVPGSRVRLMHFPADGHTGGDLQFGPDRMLYVPIGDLVPPSPPDPKRAAQDLGQIAGKILRIDVDSKDRGLPYGIPKDNPFLGVEGARPEVWAYGLRNPWKIAFHPENGELWLGDVGWEQWEMVYRIEKGGNYGWSVMEGPMPTNPYQDTGPSPISHPIVNYDHYSGASITGGYFVSSDRLPRLKGSYVYGDYVTGKVWAMSWDGGKVTANLEIADTRQDIVTFGIDESGDILFLELGPSAPLQRLVSNPNLEETSQFPTKLSETGLFRDAADQIASVGVYEFKINTPMWQDGYESDYWVGMPDRSGLKTTAEARRGSPVMNYLKPDDMVLAKTIHKDGHRVETQILHFDGFWKGYSYRWNESQTDATLVDKEGLNTEIQGRPYRFPSRSECIRCHGSNFNRPLAFFPGQMNRDGQLDRFKDLGLVDKEFVEMAAAQPLVNPNRSEEPIESRARSWLHSNCAHCHKVSGGSGLTAQMNIAVPTSQLELMGHAPKRGYFGLDQASQIEPGNPYRSILYYRVATKGAGHMPMVGAQTLDKEGVRLVHDWIRSMSPDASVPAYSLEPKSVEEALVLYHKIQSGELSIEEREKAIAVCSNHAEPFIANLFIGIELE
- a CDS encoding sugar phosphate isomerase/epimerase family protein, with the protein product MSREGLTLAYHNHDPELRLAGREFHHILASTDPRYVKFCLDSHWISRGFGDSNVALYAVIKLYGDRIVELHIRQSRESIWTETLGDGDIDYSFLTKFTREICIHPLVTVEQAAEETSPNTMDSLAAHKISLARARDIFASFLS
- a CDS encoding sulfatase-like hydrolase/transferase, which gives rise to MKSILYSLLAILLSLASFQTVHAASNQPNVIIIYTDDQGTVDLSCYGTSDIHTPHIDSLAERGVRFRQMYSPSAICSASRAGLLTGRFPARAGVPGNVSSEEGVPGMPTEEVTIAELMKGAGYKTGHIGKWHLGYTPETMPNAQGFDYSWGHMGGCIDNYSHFFYWKGPNRHDLWRNGEHIHEDGFFFQDSMAREINGFITRNRDKPFFVYWALNSPHYPLQGTAKWRDYYKDLSSPRNKYNAFVSTLDEKIGEMLTHLDQTGLTDNTLIIFQSDHGHSTEERTFFGGGSAGIYRGAKGCLFEGGIRVPSIITLPEVIPENQVRDQMVTGVDWFPTLAEFCGIELPGHHIDGKSIKDVVLDNNANSPHETFYWHLGSGKNPEWVVREGDWKLLGNPEDRSDKAPLGKDDALFLANLRLDPTEMSNLATQYPEVVKRLSGLQNDFSMSIQETLTSEQ